A stretch of DNA from Desulfosarcina ovata subsp. ovata:
CCACGATTTCGTGCCCCCAGCTGATTTGCGTTTCAAGAACCCGTTTGACCAATTCACCTCTTTCTTGATCCCCGACGATCAGAATCCGTTGCACATTGAATCCCTTGGGAGAAAAATAATCGAGATAAAGTTGTCCGCTGATTCGAGCAGTCAGGAGCAAGAAAAAAGTGATCAGGGCGAAATAGCCAACAAAATCTCGCGAAAATTGTAGCCCGCTATAGAAATACAAGCCAGCGGCCAAAAAGGTAAAATCCAGCGCAACGGATTTCGTGATATTCCAGAGCAATGTCATGTAATTTGTCAACAATTTCAATCCGGCGAATATCAGAACGGATACTTCATTTCTGTTTGAAGGTTTTGTCATTTCAGAACTCATCAAAACGGGATGCCCCCCGCGTATATTAAATTCTGGCGTACCAAAAATAGGCATGAGATAGATATCATAATAGACGACGGAAAAGATCTAAAGTCTGTTGAGATTAAATATCAACTCACAGCCCTCCGCCCCATGCCTCAGCCCCCCCTGCTTTTCCGCATTTCTTCCCTTCTAACCTTCCGCTCTTCTTACTTTTCCAACTGCACCGGCACGTTCCCGTTTTGCAACGACTGCTGACTGGCCTCCAGGATTTTGACGACCTCCAGCCCGCGTAAACCGTTGCAAATTGGCTGGGTATCGTTCTCGATGGCATCGAGAAAATGGTTCAGCTCCACATTGATGGGCTCCTTGCCTTCGATTTTGGGAATCACGATGTCCCCGTATTTGTACGAGTAGTGAAACTCGGCAAAGCTGTCGTAGTGCTTGGGGCCCTCGACCCCCTTGTCGTACAGTCGGATTTTTTCCGTGGGCTGCACGTCATCGTATACCATCATCTTTTTGCTGCCCACAACGGTCATGCGCCGGACCTTATCAGGGTCCAGCCAACTGACGCTGAGAAAAGCCAGCAGGCTTCCCGGAAATTGCATGGTCATCTGGGCCACATCCTCGATGGTGTCGTTGACGTGGGGGGTGCCCACGGCGGTGATCGTATGAGGCTGGCGGCCCAGCAGATAGGTGATGATGGAGATATCGTGGGGCGCCAGATCCCAGATCACATTGATGTCCGGCTGAAAAAGCCCCAGGTTGAGCCGCTGGGAACTGATGTAATAGATATCGCCCAGTTCTCCCGATTCGATGATGGCTTTCATTTTTTGCACCGCAGCGGTGAACAGAAAAGTGTGCCCGACCATCAGCTTGCTGCCGTTTTGGCCGGCCAGGTCGATCAGTTCCCGGGCCTGTTCCGAAGTTGATGTAATGGGTTTTTCAACAAATACATGCTTGTCGGCGGTCAGGGCCTGTTTGGCCAGCTTGTGGTGGGTATGCACAGGCGTGGCAATGGCTACGGCATCAATGGACGCGTCATCGATGATCTCCTCATGGTTCGTCGTCACCTCGATAGAAGGGTAGAGTGTTTTCATGTGATTCAATCGATCCTGATCCAAATCCGCAACGCGGACCACATTGCTACGGCCGATTTGCATAAAATTCCTGATCAGGTTGGGGCCCCAGTATCCACATCCGATAATGCCTACTCGAATCATCGTCGTCTCCTGCTCTTAGTGGCCGCCCTTACCGAAAAAGATCACCGGAAAGGTTTGCAGAACAATTTTAAAGTCCAGCCAGAGGCTTGCGTTGCTGATATAGTACAGGTCCAGAATGACCATTTCTTCGAACGTAACCGCGCTGCGTCCCAACGCCTGCCACAATCCGGTGCAGCCCGGCAGCACGTTCAGTCGCTTTTTGTGCCAGTCTTCATAGCAGTCCCACTCATAGGGTAGGCAGGGTCGGGGACCGACCAGCCCCATGTCGCCGACGAGCACGTTGTAAAACTGGGGGAATTCATCCAGGCTGGTCTTGCGGATGAACTTGCCGAATTTGAATATCCGGGGATCGTCGGTGATCTTGAACACGTTGATATCCTTGCCGGTGGCACATTCTAGATTACCCTTGATGAAGTTGGTCACATAATCCTTGTGGATGTTGCTGCTGTTGCCGACATGCATGGACCGGAACTTGTAAAAGTCGAACGGGCAACCGTTTTTGCCGATGCGCGTCTGCTTGAAAATAACAGGTCCTTTGGAGGAGAGCTTGATGCCTGCGGCGATGATGAGAAAAAGCGGCGACAGGACAGCCAGGGCAACGGTGGACAGCAGGATGTCGAAAGTTCGCTTGTCCTTCCAGGAATTGCCATCCAACGGCTTTTGGGGCAGGTCGATGACCGGGATGTTGGCATAGAGTTCCACGTCCATTTTTTTGGCGATTACCGCCAGAAAGTCGGAATAGATCCGAACCGCCACAGCGGTTGCCAGGCAGGATTCCACGATATGAATCAGCCGATTGTAGGGCGCATGGTCGATGGCGATCAGGATCTCATCGACATCCAAGTTCCGGATGGCATCCCCGAGACCGTCCAGATGGCCTATGTTTTTGTATCCATTAAAGATGTCGATCCCTTTGGCTTTGTAATCGTCCAGGAAGCCCACGATGATAAAATCGGAAAATTCGTCCGCCATCAGGGATTTGGCTGCAAATATGCCCGCCTGGTCTCCACCGACGATGAGCACCTTGCGTCGCTGGATTTTTTTTCGTGTCAGGTATCGATACAGCGACTTCCCCAGTATCGGCCGGTAAAGGACAAAAACGGGCAGGGCGATCAGATAGAAATCGATCAGCAGTTCGCGTCCATTATAAATCAGGTAGTAGAAGTTGGACAGGGCCATGAATACGATGAGGGCAATAGAACCGCCGATCAATGCGTTGAGCAATTTGGCCAATTGTTTGAGGTGGGTGATTACCACATTGCGTTTATACAGGCTGGTGTACCGAAAAGAGAAAACGAAAATAACGATAAAAACCGCATACAAAAACAGGTGAGACAAACAACTGTACGCGCTGTCAAAGGAAAAATCGATTTCAATGACGTTGATGCGGGTAATGGCGTAGAAATAGGCGATGGTCAACAGCGCAACATCGACGGCCAGAAATATGTATTTGAACGGCGGCTTTTTAAATTTCATGTTCTTTTTCTGAGTACTTTGGCCGGATTGCCGACAACGACGGTATTGGGGGGAACGTCCCGGGTCACCACGGCGCCGGCTCCGACAAGGGCGTTTTCGCCAATGGTGATCCCGCACAAGATGGTGGCGTTGGAGCCGATGGAGGCCCGTTTGCAGATCCGGGTGGGGATGCACTCCCATTCGTCTTCGGTTTTGGGTGCCCCCTCAGGGTTGGCCGCCCAGGGATCGCGGTCGTTGATGAACATTACACCGTGGGCCACCATGACTTCATCCTCGATGGTCACGCCTTCACAGATGAAGGTATGGCTTTGAATCTTGCAGCGTTTGCCCACCGTCACGTTTTTCTGTATTTCAACGAATGCGCCGATGCGGGTGTCGTCTCCGATCTCGCAGCCATACAGGTTCACGAAGTTGTAAATTTTGACGTTCTGTCCCAGTTTTACGTCCGGGGCGATTACGTTGATGCCGTCGGTCATGAAATATTCCTTAGTGTGTGGAAGTGCATTAAGATAATCAGAGACAAAGAAAAACAGAAACCAAGAAGATCAGAAGAGCAGAAGATCAGAAGATCAGAAGCTCGAAGTCTCAAAAGATCAGAAACAAAATTTGGAAGCATTTTTTCTGACTGAATTCAGCATGTCGATGATCTGTTCGTATTCGTCTTCAAGTTCATTGTGCGGTATTTCAACGGCAGTTATTCAACCTGACCAAAAACAATCAGCGTAGCATTTTAAACACCCTGCGCAAACTGGCGGCAATGACATGGCAACAGGTATACTCGGATAATGGTTTAAAATGGGAGCTTATTCTGTCCCAAAGGGGGCCGGGCGATAATAAGCTTTACAGTTTTCGAATCAGCAGGGGATTTCAGGCTGTAGCATATCGTGACGGCCAATGGCTGCGCTTGTTGTCTTTACACCCCGATCATGATTCTGCATATCAATAACCCAATTCCTCCGCCCTAAGCCTTTTTAAAAAAATCTCCGATTTTTTCTCCCACATACCGAATCTGCCCCTCCCGCAACTCCGGATACATGGGCAAGGACAAGATCCGCTTGGCCGCTATCTCCGCCACTGGAAAGCCGCCTGCCTTGTATCCAAGGCTTTTGTAGGCCTCCTGCAAATGAAGCGGAATTGGGTAATGAAGCCCCGTTTGGATGCCGTTTTCCCGCAGGTAGGCCTGAAGTTCATCCCGGCTGTCCGTCTGGATAACGTAGAGGTGGTAGACGCTTTCGGCGCCGTCGATCACCATCGGGGTTTCGATTCCCTCAATGTCTGCGAGCAGTTCCGCGTAGAGCGCAGCATTTTCCTGCCGCTGCCGGGTCCATGTCTCGATATACTTCATCTTGACACCCAGTACCGCTCCTTGAAAACCGTCCATTCGCGAATTCCAGCCGACGATGTTATGAAAATACTTCTTTGCCTGCCCGTGGTCCCGGAAAGTCGCCATGGTTTCTGCGAGCTGCTCGTCGCTGGTCACAACGGCCCCGGCCTCGCCGTATGCGCCGAGGTTCTTTCCCGGGTAAAAGCTGAAGCAACCGGCATTGCCGATGGAACCGGCCCGCCGCCCTTTGTAGGTAGCCCCGTGTGCCTGGCAGGCATCTTCCACGACCGCAAGATTATGTTTGGCCGCGATGTCCATCAGTGGATCCATGTCAGCCATCTGCCCGTAGAGATGCACAGGAATGATCGCTTTGGTTTTAGGTGTGATTGCCGCCTCCACCAGTGCCGGGTTCATATTGCACGTCGATTCGACAACATCGACAAACACCGGAGTGGCGCCACAAAAGCTGATCGCCTCGGAGGTTGCGATGAAGGTGCTCGGTGTGGTGATTACCTCGTCCCCCGGACCTACCCCCAGGCCGATCAGAGCCAGCCACAGAGCCTCGGTGCCGCTGCCGCAGCCGATGGCGGATTCACATCCGCAAAAAGGTGCGAACTGTGATTCGAATTTTTTTGTCATCGGCCCGCCGGCAAAAGCGCAGGTGTTGATTACCTCCTGCAGGACTGCATCGATTTCATCCTTGATGGCACCGTATTGCTGTTTCAGATCGAGAAAAGGAACATTCATTTTGTTAATCCCATCATTTTAGTTGTTAAGGCGGTTCGTCTGCCATGCCGTGTTTAAAACACGGGGCCGTGAGGATCGCTGCTATTTGTTTTCTGGAATTCTTATTGGAGTACGATAGAAATAGGCCGGAAGAAACTACTTTGAAGCTGCCATGGCCAGATATAGCTGATGATATTGCGCTGCAATTTTTGCCCAGTCATGGTTTTGCCGGATCTCCGATCGGGCCTTTTGCCCCAGAGCAACGGCATCGTTATATTGCCCCAGGACGATACCCAGTTGGCTCGCCAGGGAATTGGCATCAGACATTTTAAAGGGATAGGCAAGACCGTCCGCCACCGCAATGTTTTCCGGGATATCGCTGTAAACCGTTGGTGTTCCAAAGGAGAGTCCCTCAAGGAGAGCCATAGACATTGCTTCATACTCGGAAGGGAATACGAAAACCCGGGCATGGGCATACAGGGCATAGAATTCATCCCCGGTGAGAAATCCCGTGAACAGCACCCTATCTGGCTTGTTTCGGGTCAGCTGATCGAGGTATTCCGGATCACTGCCGCTTCCCCCGCCGGCGATTACCAGGGGCA
This window harbors:
- a CDS encoding Gfo/Idh/MocA family protein, coding for MIRVGIIGCGYWGPNLIRNFMQIGRSNVVRVADLDQDRLNHMKTLYPSIEVTTNHEEIIDDASIDAVAIATPVHTHHKLAKQALTADKHVFVEKPITSTSEQARELIDLAGQNGSKLMVGHTFLFTAAVQKMKAIIESGELGDIYYISSQRLNLGLFQPDINVIWDLAPHDISIITYLLGRQPHTITAVGTPHVNDTIEDVAQMTMQFPGSLLAFLSVSWLDPDKVRRMTVVGSKKMMVYDDVQPTEKIRLYDKGVEGPKHYDSFAEFHYSYKYGDIVIPKIEGKEPINVELNHFLDAIENDTQPICNGLRGLEVVKILEASQQSLQNGNVPVQLEK
- a CDS encoding sugar transferase yields the protein MKFKKPPFKYIFLAVDVALLTIAYFYAITRINVIEIDFSFDSAYSCLSHLFLYAVFIVIFVFSFRYTSLYKRNVVITHLKQLAKLLNALIGGSIALIVFMALSNFYYLIYNGRELLIDFYLIALPVFVLYRPILGKSLYRYLTRKKIQRRKVLIVGGDQAGIFAAKSLMADEFSDFIIVGFLDDYKAKGIDIFNGYKNIGHLDGLGDAIRNLDVDEILIAIDHAPYNRLIHIVESCLATAVAVRIYSDFLAVIAKKMDVELYANIPVIDLPQKPLDGNSWKDKRTFDILLSTVALAVLSPLFLIIAAGIKLSSKGPVIFKQTRIGKNGCPFDFYKFRSMHVGNSSNIHKDYVTNFIKGNLECATGKDINVFKITDDPRIFKFGKFIRKTSLDEFPQFYNVLVGDMGLVGPRPCLPYEWDCYEDWHKKRLNVLPGCTGLWQALGRSAVTFEEMVILDLYYISNASLWLDFKIVLQTFPVIFFGKGGH
- a CDS encoding acyltransferase: MTDGINVIAPDVKLGQNVKIYNFVNLYGCEIGDDTRIGAFVEIQKNVTVGKRCKIQSHTFICEGVTIEDEVMVAHGVMFINDRDPWAANPEGAPKTEDEWECIPTRICKRASIGSNATILCGITIGENALVGAGAVVTRDVPPNTVVVGNPAKVLRKRT
- a CDS encoding DegT/DnrJ/EryC1/StrS family aminotransferase encodes the protein MNVPFLDLKQQYGAIKDEIDAVLQEVINTCAFAGGPMTKKFESQFAPFCGCESAIGCGSGTEALWLALIGLGVGPGDEVITTPSTFIATSEAISFCGATPVFVDVVESTCNMNPALVEAAITPKTKAIIPVHLYGQMADMDPLMDIAAKHNLAVVEDACQAHGATYKGRRAGSIGNAGCFSFYPGKNLGAYGEAGAVVTSDEQLAETMATFRDHGQAKKYFHNIVGWNSRMDGFQGAVLGVKMKYIETWTRQRQENAALYAELLADIEGIETPMVIDGAESVYHLYVIQTDSRDELQAYLRENGIQTGLHYPIPLHLQEAYKSLGYKAGGFPVAEIAAKRILSLPMYPELREGQIRYVGEKIGDFFKKA